One Setaria viridis chromosome 7, Setaria_viridis_v4.0, whole genome shotgun sequence genomic region harbors:
- the LOC117864394 gene encoding V-type proton ATPase 16 kDa proteolipid subunit: protein MVAFSGDETAPFFGFLGAAAALVFSCMGAAYGTAKSGVGVASMGVMRPELVMKSIVPVVMAGVLGIYGLIIAVIISTGINPKAKPYYLFDGYAHLSSGLACGLAGLAAGMAIGIVGDAGVRANAQQPKLFVGMILILIFAEALALYGLIVGIILSSRAGQSRAD from the exons ATGGTTGCGTTCAGCGGCGATGAGACCGCCCCCTTCTTCGgcttcctcggcgccgccgcggcgctcgtcTTCTCAT GCATGGGGGCGGCGTACGGGACGGCCAAGAGTGGCGTCGGAGTGGCGTCCATGGGTGTCATGCGCCCGGAGCTCGTCATGAAGTCCATCGTGCCCGTGGTCATGGCTGGTGTGCTCGGTATCTACGGGCTCATCATTGCTGTCATCATCAGTACTGGGATCAACCCCAAGGCCAAGCCGTACTACCTCTTTGATGGATATGCTCACCTGTCATCTGGCCTTGCCTGTGGTCTTGCTGGGCTTGCCGCTGGCATGGCCATTGGCATTGTCGGTGATGCTGGTGTCAG GGCAAACGCTCAGCAACCGAAGCTGTTCGTGGGCATGATCCTCATCCTCATCTTTGCCGAGGCGCTCGCGCTCTACGGTCTCATCGTCGGCATCATCCTTTCATCCCGCGCTGGCCAGTCGCGTGCAGACTAG
- the LOC117864902 gene encoding fatty acid amide hydrolase yields MGLFSSPAKVYKPAADVDLGPGSDEFYISPNVKAPRVAGLLVKIFVWILEMPIVGQIVLYILKKDNLINKLVSDADIPEPPLFTATHSWEDIPEQNVRLIKPDLSAAERVQEAAGCLPARLEATLAAGAASSGLKRWTIRDFADAYSSGETTPVQVATRFLAAVKESSGPDLNMAFFISCDPEDVMRQAEESTRRYQRGAALSALDGVLVAVKDEMDCVPYPTTGGTRWLAAARRCEADAACVAQLRACGAVLAGKANMHELGAGTSGINPQHGSARNPYNSNKIAGGSSSGSAAVVSAGLCPVALGVDGGGSVRMPAALCGIVGFKPTAGRLSNAGVLPLNWTVGMPGILAGTVEDALLAYSAIVDQSQPSYLRPELNLPQLKSTLSMSNIKLAKYAKWFNDSAEDIRSCCDKALKTLQAHYGWQTVDVTIPEIEEMRLAHYVTIGSECTTSLAKYLDKLKRSEIGWDARVALSVYGSFSSRAYLNSQRLRNRQMYFHKEIFKTADVIVSPMTGVTAYTLQDDAFNTGELDYINGAALVRYSIAGNFLGLPAITVMVGHDKGGLPIGLQFIGRPWSEATLLHIAFAMQEACAKGHKKPAVFYDLLKKE; encoded by the exons atggGCCTCTTCAGCTCGCCGGCGAAGGTCTACAAGCCGGCCGCCGACGTCGACCTCGGCCCCGGCAGCGACGAGTTCTACATCAGCCCCAATGTCAAAG CTCCTCGGGTCGCCGGGCTCCTGGTGAAGATCTTCGTGTGGATCCTGGAGATGCCGATCGTCGGACAGATTGTGCTCTACATCCTGAAGAAAGACAACCTCATCAACAAG CTGGTCTCTGACGCCGACATCCCGGAGCCGCCGCTGTTCACTGCAACCCACAGCTGGGAAG ACATCCCAGAGCAGAACGTGAGGCTGATCAAGCCCGACCtgtcggcggcggagcgggtCCAGGAGGCCGCCGGCTGCCTCCCCGCGCGGCTGGAAGccacgctcgccgccggcgcggcgtcgTCGGGGCTGAAGCGGTGGACGATCCGGGACTTCGCCGACGCGTACAGCTCAGGGGAGACGACGCCCGTGCAGGTGGCGACGAGGTTCctggcggcggtgaaggagagCTCGGGGCCTGACCTGAACATGGCCTTCTTCATCAGCTGCGACCCCGAGGACGTGATGAGGCAGGCGGAGGAGTCCACTCGCAGATACCAGAGAG GTGCGGCGCTGTCAGCGCTGGACGGCGTTCTGGTTGCGGTGAAGGACGAGATGGACTGCGTGCCGTACCCGACGACGGGCGGGACGCGGTGGctggccgcggcgcggcggtgcgagGCGGACGCCGCCTGCGTGGCGCAGCTGCGGGCCTgcggcgccgtcctcgccggcAAGGCCAACATGCACGAGCTCGGCGCCGGAACCAGCGGCATCAACCCGCAGCACGG GTCCGCGAGGAACCCGTACAACTCCAACAAGATCGCCGGCGGCTCCTCCAGCggctcggccgccgtcgtctccgCCGGCCTCTGCCCCGTCGCCCTCGGCGTCGACGGAGGCG GTTCCGTCCGGATGCCGGCGGCGCTGTGCGGCATCGTTGGCTTCaagcccaccgccggccgcctctcCAACGCCGG GGTGCTTCCGCTGAACTGGACGGTGGGGATGCCGGGGATCTTGGCGGGGACGGTGGAGGACGCCCTCCTCGC GTACTCGGCGATCGTCGACCAATCCCAGCCGTCCTACTTGCGG CCTGAGCTGAATCTGCCTCAGCTCAAGTCCACACTGTCCATGAGCAACATCAAACTAGCCAAGTACGCAAAG TGGTTCAACGACAGCGCCGAGGACATAAGGAGCTGCTGCGACAAGGCTCTCAAGACGCTGCAAGCGCACTACGGCTGGCAG ACCGTGGATGTGACCATTCCTGAGATCGAGGAGATGCGGCTGGCGCACTACGTCACCATCGGCTCCGAGTGCACCACGTCGCTCGCCAAGTACCTCGACAAGCT GAAGAGGTCTGAAATCGGCTGGGACGCAAGGGTCGCGCTGAGCGTGTACGGTTCCTTCAGCAGCAGAGCGTACCTCAACTCGCAACGGCTTCG GAACCGGCAGATGTACTTCCACAAGGAGATATTCAAGACCGCCGACGTGATAGTCTCGCCGATGACCGG TGTGACCGCCTACACTCTGCAAGACGACGCGTTCAACACCGGGGAACTGGACTACATAAACGGAG CCGCGCTTGTCCGGTACTCCATCGCCGGGAACTTCCTCGGCCTGCCGGCCATCACCGTCATG GTTGGGCATGACAAGGGCGGGCTCCCCATCGGGCTCCAGTTCATCGGCCGGCCCTGGTCCGAGGCGACGCTGCTCCACATCGCCTTCGCCATGCAG GAGGCGTGCGCAAAGGGCCACAAGAAGCCGGCGGTGTTCTACGATCTCCTCAAGAAAGAGTAG